The DNA segment CAGGTTAGTAATCTTTGTGagtaaattcttaaaaatatcaaatgTATCTGACTTTTCTATGAAGAATCTTACGCATGTAAAACGTGAGAAGTCATCAACACACACAAAAGAAAACTTCTTACCTCCATAGCTTTCCAGTTCCATAGGATCCATTAAATCCAAATGCAAAAGTTCAAGGCATCGTGTTGTTCCAAAGTGTTGTAACATGAGGTGCAAAACGAGAGTTTTCTTACCTAtttggcatgcaccacaaacatatggaacTCCAGAATTCAAAATAGACATACCTTGGACAGCTTCATACTTACATAGATTTTTCAATGTCTTCAAATTTACATGACACATCTTTTGGTGCCATAAATCAAGACCATCCACTTTCATGTGGTTGCAGGAAATTTCTCTCCAAGCTGGTAGTACTTTGCTGATCTTGTACCTATCAAAACACATAtgttagcattatcaaaaatttcacaagtatttttatcaaacttgACATGACAATCATCATCACACAATTGACTAAAAGAAATCAAGTTTGAGATTAGTCCCTTGACAAGTAGCACATTGTGAAACTTTGAAAATCCTTCCACGTTTGGTGTTCCTTTGCCACCAATCCTTCCTTTTGCACCACCTCCATAAGTCACTGTACCACATCTTTGTTCAATATGGTCCATGAGATGCTCTTTTGAACCTGTAATATGACATGAGCTTCCACTATGAAAGTACCAGTGACCTGCAATGttagttttcaaggaagtataaacaacaaaatactgAAAATCAAACTTTAGTACCCAAATTTTCTTTGTTGTGGGTCTGTTTTTGGTGGTGTTGCGCCTGGTGTTGTGCAACACGGGGGGCAACATCAGCTTTGACTTCCAATACATGCAGTCATTCCTGGTCTTGAAACAAAAAGACCTGATGTGATCTGGTTTGAAACAGTAATGACACAAAAAATGGCGCTTTCATTGCTTTGGCATTTGAGGAGGAACACACTCTTTTGATGGAGAATTTTTGAATGACGGAGCGACAATGGATGTGCTAGAAGTATTGCTACCTTTTTTCACAAACACAGTTGGTTTTGATGATTCTCCAACTTCAAACACTCTGTTAACTAACCCTAGACCAACCTTACCATCTTTACCCATTATAAAATCAAGCTTAGATGTACTTGAATTATACTTAGCaagatttagagttaccttttCAAGCTCCCCCTTATCCTTGCagaattcaagatttttcttACCTAGAATCACTTCAAGCTTGGCCATGGTAGACTTCAAATCATAATTTTCTTTAGAGAGAGCTGTGTTCAAATTATTCcgtttgatccgatcagcatACAACTCCTCATAAAGTTCCTGTACACACTCTAGAGTTATATCATCATTGACAGCTTCCTGATCACCAAAATTACCAAGAGTAGATGTATTCAAGCAAACTGATTTTTCACTGGTATTGCGACTTGGTGTTGCAACACTGGAGGCAACACCCAGTGGGTTGACTTGAAAACATTTCTTTGCTTTCAACAATGCAGCCAGGGAGATATGATCTTCTTCATCATTCTGTTCTTGATCTCTGTCAGAGTCATCATCACTCAAGAACATAGTCATACCTTTGTGGAATCGATTTGCACATTcaattgcatagtgtccatatccTTTGCATTCCCTGCATTGCACATAATCAAAATACTTGGTATTAGATTCATGATTAACAACATACCTTGGTCGAGATGGTTCTCGAGTAGGTGACACCCTCAACAGATTTTCAGGAGCAGAAAAATTAGGGTGCTTAAATTGTTGTCCAAATTTTTGTTTGTTTCttcttttcaaataattttcaaacttttggGTGATCAAAGAAATTGAATCTTCACATAAATCTGAATTATTGACTTCTGGTGGTCGAAATCTGACGTCAACAACCGGCACGTCCATGATAAAcctacaaaacaaaaataaccagaatCTCTCTTAGTAAGGTCAAGAgttggctctgatgccacttgatGGAAAACGTATTGTAATTGTAGGTTAAAATAAAGAGTCAGTGTTGTCCGTGGTGTCACAACATCAATGACAACACAGTgcaacaaaatataaacaaaaataaataacacaagaaattaattttgcatgagtataaaaactcgcgccttagggctaaatatcactagtaaacgtaagatcagtcttacaaaaataatcctagtgattttacgaaaaatcattaaatcataaatttctcaacaagtttagaaatcaaacttgcatcctaaataatcagaatataaaacaaatcagatgcaactcccgtagcctaaattgaagagacaaaAAAGATCTTCGATCAACACAGTTCCCATAGTGTTGTctttgatgtcttcaacacgaacagCAGCACGGGGACAAGCAACAAAGATGGTTGCAAAACTTCTTCAGAATCTTCGAATTCTTCTATGGGATTTTTTTTGAAAGCTCTTCTgaattttcctctgaagtgtaCAATTGTTTGTGCGCAGAATCCTTTACTTATAGATGAGAGTCCAAACAGAGAAATGATTCCTTGTATAGTCCtacataaataagaaaataagtCTTTGTTAGGAATTAGATTCTTTTGATACCATCTTGATAATATATGATAACGATAATACACAATATTTCCTTATCAAGATAATACTCAATCTAGGTAAATATTTTATCTCAATATTTTcgataataacacataaatatttaCCCTATCAtatcaattcatatcttgataatatttcaTAAACATAAATCTTTTCAATTCGATATCAAGATATAATTAAGTTAAATATATATCCTAAATATATTATCGAGATCATAGAATATTTaaccatatcatatcaaatcttttgtctagaaggcaaaattcattattttaattagCACGCTTAAGGAAAAGATTTTCAAGGAATTAATATTCCTTTCAGTAGTCAATTCCCTTAACCTAATCTTCTATGTTATTAATTAAAGTCGAGTATCCTTTAATATAATAGGTGAtttaaaatcaatttgatgACGTTTACTttaatatcaaagaaaatatgTTTAAATTTCAACATCATctgatttcaaaaattttcaaatattttattttgatcctGTGCTAGAATTAACACTACAAAAAAACTTTGAGTTTAGCCACGGccaaaaccgtggttaaaaccgtgattaaattgatttatcCACGgtattagccacggtttttgaaaccgtggttaaatcCATCGTTGttaaatttagccacggtttaaaaccgtggctaaatttaaCCACGATTTTGtataaaaccgtggctaaattagccacggtttttttaaaagTCGTGGCTATTTTAACCACGGAATAAAATAACTGTGgctaatttagccacggttttaatcAAACCGTGGTTAATGTTACCACGGTTATTAAAAAAACCATGGCTAATTTAACCACGATTTTAATCAAACTGTGGttaaattaaccacggttttatgcaaaaaccgtggttaatttaaCCACGGTATTAAAAAAGTTGTGGCtaaattagccacggtttttaaaaaaaccatgACTAATTTAGCCacaaaagattaaaaaatataGAAACCAATAAATTTTAGCCACGAAAGATTAAAAAATATAGAAACCAATAAAATTAATACCACAACAAACACtaaaacatatataaattatatcatttaataattaaaaatccaaaTACTAGCTAAAACAACATGAACATATTATACACTAACtctttccaaaattaaataaagaaacTCGTAAAAAGAATCTGAAGCTAGCTCCGTGAAATAACACCACAAATGCTCAGAAAATACTTACAACTCGAGTATGAGAATAGGTGTTGATcgttgttgggatcggttcagagggtagaggggggggggggggtgaatacactctgaaacttttcttctttcttttcaaaatgatcaagtgaagtttagttcacttaatctgttttctcaacttctaaaacggtttgaacaacttaaatagtgcggaaatagttcagaggttttagtgatgcaaagtttagaacacaatgtatgagcaatatgtaagataaatagcagtaaaaactgtacctagcacataaacacacactaaaCATGATATCAGCATGAATTGCAGTTAAGTacaaaaaacttccaatcacGATGTGGTAcatggtgttggcaacaccggcCGCAACTCCATTCTTACCCAACTTTTCACTAGATCCTATTGATGTTTTCATACTTTTAGTGTTCTCATTACAGAAATTTTTCACCAAAATTTGACATACTTGCTTTGGGACAGAAAAATAccatcatgaattttcttaacatcaaaaccaagaaaataactcaactcaactatcaTGCTCAATTCAAAGATGAAAGATATGCATTCAACAAAATCAAcaacatgcttttgagaagaagcacaaaaaatAATGTCATCCACAAAAACTTGGCAAACAGGTATTTCACCTTTGggcttttgaataaaaaaagttTTATCAAACTTACCTCATTTGAAGCCAATTTCAAGAAGATGTTCAATCAACCTTACCTCGTTTGTGGACATGAAACTCACGCATACTAACCCAATCACCTTGAGGTAGTCCACTTTGTCCTTCATCCGAGTTTGCATTGTTTCAGAAGCATCTTCAAAAGTCTGTgatgatggatggttcttctgtATTTTGCTTGAAATGTCCTtaacatcatttatcaaaaaaacATAATCATTTCTTGGTTGATTatcttcagtttcagtcacTGTTAGACCCAATGTTGTGCTTGATGTTGcaacatcagagacaacacttgGATCTTTCAATGGACTGAAAATTTCCAGCAGATCATCCTTAGTAATTTTTCCTTCGAtatctgcaaaatcatcaaaatctacattaatagattccataaCTGCTCCAGTTCTCATATTACATATTCTACATGCATGACTATTCAAAGCATATCCAAGAAACAAACATTTTTCacttttggaatcaaatttgACTAGATGATCTCTTTCATTCAAAACAAACAAATACAAccaaaaacatgaaagaatTTAAGGTTTGGCTTCTTTCCTATGAGAATCTCATAGGAAGTCATAGTAGAACCACTCCTTAAGTATACTCGATTCAATACACGACAAGTTGTATCCACgacttctgcccaaaatcttttTGAGATATTCGTTGAGCTCAGCATCACCCTAGCCATCTTCTACAACGTCATATTCTTTCTTTTGGCCATGCCATTgtgttgaggagtttttggggcaGAAAACTCATGTGATATGCCTTTCTTATCACTCAAAGATGAAAATGAATATTTCTCAAATTCCTTACCATAGTCTGTCCTGATCATTCCAACCTTCAAGTTATGCAGGTTAGTAATCTTTGTGagtaaattcttaaaaatatcaaatgTATCTGACTTTTCTATGAAGAATCTTACGCATGTAAAACGTGAGAAGTCATCAACACACACAAAAGAAAACTTCTTACCTCCATAGCTTTCCAGTTCCATAGGATCCATTAAATCCAAATGCAAAAGTTCAAGGCATCGTGTTGTTCCAAAGTGTTGTAACATGAGGTGCAAAACGAGAGTTTTCTTACCTAtttggcatgcaccacaaacatatggaacTCCAGAATTCAAAATAGACATACCTTGGACAGC comes from the Henckelia pumila isolate YLH828 chromosome 1, ASM3356847v2, whole genome shotgun sequence genome and includes:
- the LOC140876360 gene encoding uncharacterized protein; the protein is MDVPVVDVRFRPPEVNNSDLCEDSISLITQKFENYLKRRNKQKFGQQFKHPNFSAPENLLRVSPTREPSRPRYVVNHESNTKYFDYVQCRECKGYGHYAIECANRFHKGMTMFLSDDDSDRDQEQNDEEDHISLAALLKAKKCFQVNPLGVASSVATPSRNTSEKSVCLNTSTLGNFGDQEAVNDDITLECVQELYEELYADRIKRNNLNTALSKENYDLKSTMAKLEVILGKKNLEFCKDKGELEKVTLNLAKYNSSTSKLDFIMGKDGKVGLGLVNRVFEVGESSKPTVFVKKGSNTSSTSIVAPSFKNSPSKECVPPQMPKQ